ccagcgatcacggaaaactGCTGTTCAAATGACTGTTCCATCtttgacgataacgaatgattaattcattatagatgcaaaattccATGGtatttcaacattaaattgTTACCAATTGtaaatttaagcattgaacgtctttcagttggcattcatagccaatatgaatgccaacggTACAGAGGCAAATCCAACATGAAGCGTTAGCGcccttcatggaatttgcctctgtccagttggcattcatattgactataaaattatgaatgccaactgaaagacgttcaatgcttaaatgaactGCTTGGCACATGCGTACATTGACCTCTGCATGTAAACGCTCTCCGTaaactatatttatatttggAACTTCTCAAATTTCCTTGTTGGATAAACCCAAActttatgattatatatacatgtgtaaggAATCTAATCaagttatgttattttttgggtcagtTTAAAATTCAAAACGGCACCAAAAAGTTCTAGtacagccgccatcttgcaacacacataatgtaaaacttctgttacaatgtatacattttcaCTGCATGGTTTgtttagtccgctaaacctgcctatttATTAGGCCTTTTTTCCCCctaatatattaggcaaaaaaacattaaaaaggcctaataatataggcaggtatAGCGGACTAGGTTTGTTGTGGTTTTACGTCCTAtcgacagccagggtcatttaaggacgtgccaggtttgatggtggtgaaaagctggagtacctggagaaaaaccaccggccagcggttaGTACCTGGCAGCTGCCCCCATGGGATTCAAccttgcaacccagaggtgtagggcttgcggtaatatgtcgggacatcatttactactcggccaccgcggcctcACACACTGCATAGTGTAATACAAGTTGAAAAAGTGCAAAGGAAGGACATCCTTAAATCATCAACAAAATGTTTCCATTGTAGTATTTTGAAACATAAAAGCACAGTTACAATATTCCAAAACCATTTTTGAAGTTCCACCAGTGGGATTGAAGGAAAAGCATACGCACTTTGACAGATTAATGTGCCACGAGTAACGAAACAGTTAAAATATGGTATATTTTTTTAGAGATTTTTTcgtgtatataaaatacacctTTGGTTTTGATTTTCTGTCTATCatcacatgtatatttattcCAAAATTACCCTCACCTTATATTCCAATTTCACAGAGgttaaatatctttaaaaggtATTAGAACATGTTTTGAACTTCTTTATAGTCATATATCTGGTAGGTCAAATTGAACATGAGCATGATAATGATGTCTTAATGTTGATGTTCATGTTTACGTctcaatgaaaacaaataacacAGCAATTAACAAATCACAATAAgctttttttaattatttaaatcttTATGTAAAACTTAGAATTCCAGTAAGTGTGTGAATGGTCCATTTGTGTTTGTGCTGAAGACTTGAAGATTTCCGTAGGTCCCTGCCCGAACATGCTTCTCTTGTTCTCTGGCTCTCTCTGACATGTGTAATGAAGCTTcacacaaagaaacaaaatGTGCATATAACTTTTTGCCGTCCTCTTTGGCTATGTTTTTATGATATTGCATGAGTTTGCCTTTAGGGGTTCCTCCAAGGGTTGCCTGAGGTATAATGAGGATATCCCCGGGAAGGTCCAGTACTGAAACTCTCTTAGTGGCTGACGGATCTTCTGAAGGACTTAAACAGGTGTTTAGAGCGCACTTCACTGaaacaatgaaattataaaCGGTGTTTACAACAATTTATACATACCATTACTATAATCGAAATTCATTTTTAATCACAGccttttgaaattgtttttttcttcacattttatattggATCAGATCAAACTATACAATGATTGACTGAAAGCTTGTAAATGTAAGTATGCTTGTTCAGCAATAATGTAAATTGATTATATAACCTCTAAGCATgaatacaatttcatttctataAAATTAAGAGCCACCATATGTGGGATATTTGCTTTGAAGTACTTGATAAAAACATTCTATGGTAGTTTGTGTAAGAAAATTATGTTATTCATTTGCTAATTAACAAATcctttgttttatatacatatatgacatCAATCCTTCTGACTAGAGCCAATAAGTAACATAACGTAGAGTATTAGTGgagtggaattacaagtctaattttaattagcgTGAGCCAGGCACAGTTATATGTTTTTACTTACCCCATTTTTTCAACAGTTTCCATTTTTACTTACCCATTTTTTCAACAGTTTCCTCTGTAGCCCCTTTCATGAAGCACACATATATGATCATACCCTTTCCAATCTAAAACAATAGGAATGAAAgaatatatacacaaaattaatttcatcatTTGGATTACTAACTTTTACATTTACAATAGTATAGTTCTGTACAAATATGTACAAGATCTATATAAGCTGATATACATGcatacacatacaatgtacatgtacacatctTTTACAATGAACCAGAAACATATTTtagatatgtacattgtatatgtttctgAATGAACCCACTAATGAGGTACtacattttgatatatacatgCAGTGTTTACCTATTAAACatgcgtatatatatatatacatatatttacatatgcccctatatagtcaacgggaggggagttgcattcaaattagcgtaaacgcaacgacgcatgaatacaaacccagagtaggattggactacttctagttcccgcttcggtaagattttgcgtcctatgataatctaaataaactcttattacttaatttacatttcaccttttcacagatgacagatttgctttgaatcaataataaactaaaaaaaaggatttcggtcttctatttgtctcaagactgatccttaggcggcacaGACAATATCATGCTGGTCATTAGCCTACTCGATTGGCCTACTGTATGAAGTGTAAACAAAGTTCCCTCGTTGtcggattcaaaataataataaagagttgttattagatccaattaaaatgtatttgacatcaaaccatattcatcaaaaaaaaatatgtgataagcattgtaacggtaataaacaacaaaaagaatcgCTGGTCGAGGTTACAACcaggggctttcctcaggaatgttcgaggaattccatagttacgtcagtcacacaccatgcaaacacttgtctatcatccgtacaataaaataaaagtcattaCTATGTAGAATTTAGTCGTATATCGCGtacgtagaccgatacatacattacaaacattcGATCAACAGACTATTTCACAGTTACTTTCCtcagttgaaaatcaaatatggcggcacGCTCCACTTcagaccgcatcactaccctgacaacgatatataccggtagtcgttccgcctcggttatctcaatttttattcgaaatggacattttatattgatgtattatcaaattgaaaaaataaacataattcaaaaataatttaaaagtgtcattgttatatttcaaatcaaactgaagctataacattcaacaatcggaactatatcttcggtcatcctgactaccgaagttacccaacttagcaaccatcaccgttttaaatttgacgtaaaagtagacttatttatgtaaatataaagattgaacattgttttgattgcgttaaaggtggtatttacgcaatgggatacagacatattctacatgtgatacagacatattctacatgtgtCTGTatcctagaacgaatatacgtacccggcctacaatacctttcggccgggtacgaattggtcccatgtatcgtagtggagcactgcctccgaaaattactcgggcatagttttctatacttttttgtaggtttccaattatttcatatgtatacatgcgttaacataatatttttgtccATAACAAACACAACCACCAttttaatatctaccgtaccgctcacaagacatcaaattcacaatttgtggacttgccgtataagttcccttcagaaagacctttatatgtattatgtaaaagaataatgcctcgatgagaatttgatattttatgtggttcagttttattgcctagtaagaaggcgatatcaaacaagtacgataaaaatgcaaacaaacgttttataatggtttgcataatcatttctatgctccattagcagtaatagccaccaattgtagctctaaagacgatatcattttctgtcttatagtcttttgagctacaatattgcagctagtctgtatcccattgcgttcataccacctttaacgcaatcaaaacactgttcaatctctatatatatatgtcatggtCTATATTCACATGTCCACTCATGCCAGTGATATGGACAACTGTCCACTCAATACAGTGATCCGTGACGGATCTCCGTTATACATATATGCATGGACATATACATTTGGGCGGATTCTAAACTGGACCATAAAACATCATTACGAATCTTTGTGTGTTTTCGAATCACGTAGTGACAACTATTTACGGTACTTAATATATAACACATAGTTATCAGGTGTTATCAAGAACATCAAGGTAACACACTACATGTACACGCGCGTACGTGAGGTATTATAGTAGTACGTACGTAGCCGCGTACCTCAACATATTCCGCTTCTATGCCAGTTTCGGAGGGAGGTTGTACTTGAAGTCTAGCAGAAAGACATTGTTGTAATACTAGTCTTGACTTCACAGCGTCTACAGCCATTGCCATCACTTGTAAAATGTTTATCCTGCTGGTATTGATTTGTTGTTAcattacacacgtacatgtatatattacgTCAGGTAGTTtataatgtgcatgtagctggCATGGCCTACTCTACTTTCACTTTGTAAATGTCGCTTACTACACCacaaatttgaaattatttcacaaaagttaattttcacaatagtacaaaaaatattattgattttaGTTGATTGTCCACCAATAAAACTGTATTTATGTGCTTCAcgaaaatattcttcatttatttatatatgaatattgttttatgtttattttcaacatCATAAGTGGCAGTATAAACAAAAAATCGAAAATGGCCGCTTCCATGCCGGGGCATGACAGATCgagaaaacaaaatacagaaGAAGACGACGACGATGACCCTGTTGAAAAAAATGCTGAAGAAAGCCGGATGTCTTGACCAACATTATGCAGTGCAGGTAAATATATGTTGGTATGAATGGCTTTAGATAATATTGACCAATTTAACGGTTTGACCAAGGAGCAAATAAAGGGCAAGCGCAAGTGACCTCcatcaggttgggcacaaccctgcatatgggtaacagttacccatttgagtaacagttacctgtttgagtaatcaataagttacccaaatgaggaattttgttcaagaaaatgcatgaagttgttttaaactttttttatcaaaaaagggctAAACatgcgtatatatatatatatacatatatttacatatgcccctatatagtcaacgggaggggagttgcattcaaattagcgtaaacgcaacgacgcatgaatacaaacccagagtaggatcggactacttctagttcccgcttcggtaagattttgcgtcCTATGACAATCTAAATAAACTCttattacttaatttacatttcaccttttcacagatgacagatttgctttgaatcaataataaactaaaaaaaaaaaggatttcgggtcttctatttgtctcaagactgatccttaggcggcacaGACAATATCATGCCCTCATTAGCCTACTCGATTGGCCTACTGTATGAAGTGTAAACAAAGTTCCCTCGTTGtcggattcaaaataataataaagagttgttattagatccaattaaaatgtatttgacatcaaaccatattcatcaaaaaaaaatatgtgataagcattgtaacggtaataaacaacaaaaagaatcgCTGGTCGAGGTTACAACcaggggctttcctcaggaatgttcgaggaattccatagttacgtcagtcacacaccatgcaaacacttgtctatcatccgtacaataaaataaaagtcattaCTATGTAGAATTTAGTCGTATATCGCGtacgtagaccgatacatacattacaaacattcGATCAACAGACTATTTCACAGTTACTTTCCtcagttgaaaatcaaatatggcggcacgctccacttcggaccgcatcactaccctgacaacgatatataccggtagtcgttccgcctcggttattatcacaatttttattcaaaatggacattttatattgatgtactatcaaattgaaaaagtaaacataattcaaaaataatttaaaggtgtcattgttatatttcaaatcaaactgaagctgtaacattcaacaatcggaactatatcttcggtcatcctgactaccgaagttacccaacttagcaaccatcaccgttttaaatttgacgtaaaagtagacttatttatgtaaatataaagattgaacattgttttgattgcgttaaaggtggtatttacgcaatgggatacagacatattctacatgtagcgctaacgcactacattgaatatgtctgtatcctagaacgaatatacgtacccggcctacaatacctttcggccgggtacgaattggtcccatgtatcgtagtggagcactgcctccgaaaattactcgggcatagttttctatacttttttgtaggtttccaattatttcatatgtatacatgcgttaacataatatttttgtccATAACAAACACAACCACCAttttaatatctaccgtaccgctcacaagacatcaaattcacaatttgtggacttgccgtataagttcccttcagaaagacctttatatgtattatgtaaaagaataatgcctcgatgagaatttgatattttatgtggttcagttttattgcctagtaagaaggcgatatcaaacaagtacgataaaaatgcaaacaaacattttataatggtttgcataatcatttctttgctccattagcagtaatagccaccaattgtagctctaaagacgatatcattttctgtcttatagtcttttgagctacaatattgcagctagtctgtatcccattgcgttcataccacctttaacgcaatcaaaacactgttcaatc
The nucleotide sequence above comes from Argopecten irradians isolate NY chromosome 1, Ai_NY, whole genome shotgun sequence. Encoded proteins:
- the LOC138328340 gene encoding D-aminoacyl-tRNA deacylase 2-like isoform X1; translated protein: MAMAVDAVKSRLVLQQCLSARLQVQPPSETGIEAEYVEVRGYIGKGMIIYVCFMKGATEETVEKMVKCALNTCLSPSEDPSATKRVSVLDLPGDILIIPQATLGGTPKGKLMQYHKNIAKEDGKKLYAHFVSLCEASLHMSERAREQEKHVRAGTYGNLQVFSTNTNGPFTHLLEF
- the LOC138328340 gene encoding D-aminoacyl-tRNA deacylase 2-like isoform X2, giving the protein MAMAVDAVKSRLVLQQCLSARLQVQPPSETGIEAEYVEIGKGMIIYVCFMKGATEETVEKMVKCALNTCLSPSEDPSATKRVSVLDLPGDILIIPQATLGGTPKGKLMQYHKNIAKEDGKKLYAHFVSLCEASLHMSERAREQEKHVRAGTYGNLQVFSTNTNGPFTHLLEF